The Mangrovibacillus cuniculi sequence TGCCTGGAATGACAGATGATTATGAAGAACCAAAAGATGGACTGAATTTAGGCTTAACTATAGACACCAATGTACAAACCATTATTGAAAGAGAACTAGATTTAGCCACTGCTAAATATAATCCTGACGGGGCAGTTGCGATTGCTATGGATCCTAACACAGGAGAAATATTAGGGATGTCTAGCCGTCCAACATTTAATCCTAGTAATTTTAGAGATGTATCGCCTGATATTTATAATAGAAATCTACCGATTTGGTCGACGTATGAGCCTGGGTCGACATTTAAAATAATAACTTTAGCTGCAGCTCTTGAAGAAGGTAAAGTAGATTTAGAAAAAGAAAAGTTTCATGACCCAGGTTATGTTGAAGTGGCAGGTGCTACACTTCATTGTTGGAAGCGAGGGGGCCACGGCACACAAACATTCTTAGAAGTTGTGCAAAATTCTTGTAACCCGGGTTTTGTTGAGTTAGGACAGCGTTTAGGTAAAGAGAAACTTTTTGACTATATTCATGACTTTGGTTTTGGAGAAAAAACAGGAATTGACCTTCAAGGAGAAGGAAGCGGTATTCTATTTAAGTTAGATAGAGTTGGTCCTGTCGAGCTAGCAACTACCGCATTTGGTCAAGGTGTAGCTGTTACACCAATTCAGCAAGTTGCAGCAGTAGCAGCTGCAGTAAACGGTGGAACGTTGTATCAACCGTTTGTTGCCAAAGAATTGACGGATCCTAGAACTGGTGAAACAGTTATGCAGAAATCACCAGTCGCAAAAAGGAAAGTCATTTCAGAGGAAACCTCTAAAGAGATTCGCTACGCATTAGAGAGTGTTGTTGCACAAGGTACAGGTAAAGGTGCGTTTGTGGAAGGGTATCGTGTAGGTGGAAAGACAGGAACAGCCCAAAAAGCAGTAAATGGTAGATATTTAGAAAATAACCACATTGTTTCATTTATTGGTTTTGCACCAGCGGATGACCCTCAAATTGTCGTATATGTTGCAGTTGATAATCCTAAAGGAACTGTTCAATTTGGTGGAGTAGTAGCAGCTCCAATTGTTGGGAACATTATTGAGGATAGTATGATGGCTTTAAATGTAAAACCAAGGAAGGATCAAATTGAAAAAGTTCCGTCACCCATTGACCCTCCTACTATTGAAGTGCCTGATTTAACTGGAATGACAAAAAAAGAAATCATTCAACAATTTTGGGATCTAAAATTAGACGCATCAGGTGTGGGTGAAAAGGTCATTTCACAAAGTCCATCCGCAGGGACGAAAGTAGCAGCTGGATCAACAGTAAGGGTATTCTTAGGAGAAAATTAGTAGGAATGCGTTTTCAATTTTTCTAATATAGGTCAAGAGAGATATTTTCAAGGGGAGATGGTGATTTTCATAGCATCTCCCCTTATTTTTCGATAAAATGGAAGTTGGTATGATTTATTTTTTGAAAGGACGTTTTAAATGAATATTCATGAACTTGTACAATCCCTTCCTGGTGTTCGCTTTGAAGGTGACAATATTAATATAACAAGTATTGAACATGATTCTAGAAAGGTACAAAGTGGGAGCTTATTTGTATGTGTTAATGGATTAACAGTCGATGGGCATAACTTTGTAGGAAAAGCTATTGAAAATGGAGCGGTAGCTATTGTAGCAGAGAGAGAAGTCGATGCTACGGTACCGGTAATCATGGTGAATGACTCTAGCCGTTCCTTAAGCATACTAGCAGATACATTTTACAACTCTCCAACTTCTTCTTTTTCTTTAGTGGGAGTAACTGGAACAAATGGTAAGACGACAGTAACTCACTTAATTGAAAAGATTGCGAAAGATCGTGGAGAGAAAACAGGGTTATTAGGAACCATGTATCGTAAAATCGGTGAGAAAGTACTTCCTTCCACCCACACGACTCCAGATGTCGTAACGTTGCAAAAGACATTTTTAGAAATGAAAGAAGAACATGTAACGGTAGCTGCTATGGAGGTTTCTTCCCATGCATTAGTACAAGGTAGAGTTCATGGTTGTGATTTTGATGTTGCTGTTTTCACTAACTTGACCCAAGACCACTTAGACTACCATGGAACAATGGAGGAGTATGCTCATGCAAAATCTCTTCTTTTCTCCCAACTAGGGAACGCATATAAAAAACCATTGAAGTATGCAGTTATTAATCTTGACGACGACTACGCTGAGATAATGTTACAAGCAACAGCTGTCCCTGTTTTTACATACAGTTTAGAAGACAAACGTGCACACTTCTCTGTAACTAACATTCAAACGTCTAATACAGGTACAAAATTCACTCTTCATTCACCTGAAGGTACAAAAAGAGTCACTATCCAAATGGTTGGGTTATTCTCTATCTATAATGTTTTAGCGGCTCTGGCAACAGGTTATGCATTAGGATATGACCTAGATGAGATGATTGTTTCACTTGGTGAGGTGAAAGGTGTACCTGGGAGATTCGAATTAGTGAATGCAGGGCAAGACTTTACTATTATTGTAGATTATGCCCATACTCCAGACAGCTTAGAAAATGTCTTATCTACTATTAATTCATTTGCAAAACAACAAATTATTACTGTTGTAGGTTGTGGTGGAGATCGTGATCGTACGAAAAGGCCAAAAATGGCAAAGGTTGCAAGTGACCTTTCATCTAAAGTCATCTTAACTTCTGATAACCCAAGAACAGAAGACCCCGAAGTAATTTTAGAGGAAATGTTACCTGGTGTGACAAAGGATAATGCTTCTGTCATAGTAGATAGAAAAGAAGCGATTGAAAAAGCAATCTCACTAGCTAATCCTGGAGACATTATCTTAATTGCAGGTAAAGGACATGAAACGTATCAGGAAATAAATGGGGTTAGAACAAACTTCGATGATCGAGAAGTTTCCAAAGAAGCAGTAGTTTTTACTCAAAAAAATAAATGACTTCTTCCAAGTAGGACAGTCACATAAGATACTAAGTAGATATGAGGGATTAGAAATGATTTGTATTGAACGAACAAACATGAAGCAAAGAAAGGAGAAGACACATGCTTGAACAAGTTATGATATTCACATTAGTAATGGCATTCTTAGTAACAGTTGTCTTATCTCCTTTCTTTATTCCGTTCTTAAGAAGATTAAAATTCGGACAAAGTATTAGAGAAGAAGGACCTAAGTCACATCAAAAGAAATCTGGTACTCCTACAATGGGGGCATTGTTTTTATTCTTTCCATTGTCTTAACTACCATTGTTATGACAGGGAAATTTACAGACTTAAGTGCACACACAATGATTCTATTATTGGTATTAGTTGGATTCGGCTTGTTAGGATTTTTAGATGACTTTATTAAGGTAGTACTAAAAAGAAACTTAGGTTTAACTTCTAAGCAAAAGTTGTTTGGACAGATAATAATATCCGTCATCTTTTTCTTGGTTTTAAAACAAACAGGGTTTGATACTACTATAAGTATCCCTTTAACGGAAATTTCATTTGACCTTGGATGGCTGTATAGTCTGCTAATTATTTTTTGGCTAGTTGGATTCTCAAATGCAGTAAACTTAACAGACGGATTAGATGGTCTTGTTTCTGGTACTTCTGCTGTTGCATTTGGTGCTTTTGCAGTATTAGCCTGGAATGCAAGTCAGTTGGATGTTGCTATTTTCTCTATTGCAGTGGTAGGTGCTGTTTTAGGTTTCTTAGTATTTAATGCTAATCCAGCCAAGATCTTTATGGGAGATACAGGTTCGTTAGCTTTAGGTGGAGCAATCGCTGCAATTGCTATTTTAACTAAACTGGAAATTTTACTAATTTTAATTGGTGGAGTTTTTGTCATAGAAACATTATCCGTTATCATTCAAGTTGCTTCATTTAAGTTAACAGGAAAAAGAGTGTTTCGAATGGCACCACTTCATCATCATTATGAATTAGTAGGATGGTCTGAGTGGAGAGTAGTTGTGACTTTTTGGGTAGTTGGTTTACTATTAGCAGCTTTAGGTATTTATATTGAAGTGTGGGTGTAAACAATGAAAATGATAAGCGAATATACACATAAAAAAGTCTTAGTTGTGGGTTTAGCGAAAAGTGGCGTTAGCGCTTCTACCTTATTACATTCGTTAGGAGCATTTGTAACCGTAAACGACTTTAAGCCTTTTTCCGAAAACCATGATGCTCAATCCTTATTAGAAAAAGGAATTACTGTTATTTGTGGCCATCACCCTGTGGAACTGTTAGAAGAGGGTTTTGAATTAGTTGTAAAGAATCCTGGCATACCATATAACAATCCAATGATTCAAAAAGCAGTTGAAAAAGGAATTCCAGTAATTACAGAAGTAGAACTGGCTTACCAAGTATCAGAAGCTCCAATCATTGGAATTACAGGTACAAATGGCAAGACCACTACAACTACTCTATTATTTGAGATGTTAGTAGAATCAAATAAGCGTCCGTTGATTGCCGGTAATATCGGTACTGTGGCTTCGGAAGTGGCAAAAGACGCTACGAGTGAAGATACGATGGTAGTGGAACTTTCTTCTTTCCAACTCATGGGGATTCAAACGTTTAGACCAAGAATTGCAATCATCACAAATATTTATGAGGCACACTTAGATTACCACGCTTCTCTAGAAGAATACGAACAAGCTAAAATTGCTTTACTTTCTAATCAAGTAGAGGAAGACTGGGTAGTTTATAATGCGGATCAAGAACATGTAGACCGATATGTTCAAAGTGCAGGTGCTCAAAAAGTTCCTTTTAGCAGAAAGAAAAAAGTAGATGGTGCTTATGTTGATAGAGGTTTCGTGTACTTTAAGAATGAAGAAGTGATAGCGATAGATGAGATTGCTTTAGCTGGTACACATAATTTAGAAAATGTTCTTGCTGCTACTGCAGCTGCCTTAACATGGGGTAGTTCTTTAGAAGCTGTCAGAACTGTTCTTCGAAGATTTAATGGTGTGAAGCATCGAACGCAATTCGTAGCAGATATTCAAGGTAGAAAATTCTACAACGATTCCAAAGCAACCAATATTTTAGCAACAAAAAGTGCATTAGAAGGGTTCACCACTCCTGTTGTTTTACTTGCTGGAGGATTAGATCGAGGAAATGAATTTGATGAACTAATTCCCTACTTTAAAAATGTAAAAGGGTTAATTACGTTTGGAGAAACAGCAGAAAAACTTGAACGCGTTGGGAAAGAAGCGGGGATAAAACACATTCAACGTGTCGATAATGTGGCTAAGGCTGTCCCTGTTGCTTATGAAATATCAGAAGAAAATGATACTATTCTTCTTTCTCCAGCTTGTGCAAGTTGGGATCAATATAAGACTTTTGAGATTCGTGGTGATATTTTCATAGATGCGGTGCATAAACTGAAATAAGGGCTTGTCCGCAAAGATCAAACAGGGCGAGCGCTAATTTGTTGCTCGAGGTGTCGCATTTATGCCCTTTAAAAAATCGAATCCAGACTTTATTTTATTGCTAGTAACATTTACGCTATTGGCGATTGGCCTCATTATGGTTTACAGTGCTAGTGCCGTTTGGGCTGATTACAAATTTAATGACTCTTTTTACTTTGCTAAAAGACAAATGCTCTTTGCTGGTGTTGGAATCGTCGCGATGTTCTTCATTATGAACGTGGAATATTGGGTGTGGCGAAAGTGGTCAAAAGTATTGGTGATTATTTGCTTTATTCTACTTGTAGCCGTTTTGATACCTGGTGTAGGGATGACAAGGAATGGGTCTACGAGTTGGATTGGAGTAGGAGCCTTTTCTATACAGCCTTCTGAATTTATGAAACTTGCGATGATTGCCTTTTTAGCCAAGTTTTTATCAGAAAATCAAAAGCATATTATTACAGTGAAGAAAGGCCTATTCCCATCTTTAGGATTAGTTTTTCTTGCTTTTGGAATGATCATGCTTCAGCCCGATTTAGGGACAGGAACTGTAATGGTTGGGACATGCGTAGTTATGATCTTTGTAGCGGGTGCTAGAATCGCGCATTTCGCATTTCTTGGGTTACTGGGAGTCGCTGGTTTTGTTGGATTAGTACTTTCTGCACCATACAGAATGAAGAGGATTACCTCTTTCTTAGATCCATGGTCTGATCCATTAGGTAGCGGGTTTCAAATTATCCAATCTCTATATGCTATTGGACCAGGTGGATTGTTTGGACTAGGATTAGGGGAAAGTAGACAAAAGTTCTTTTACTTACCGGAACCACAAACTGATTTTATATTTGCAATATTAGCAGAGGAACTCGGGTTCATTGGAGGCACACTCATCTTGTTGCTGTTTGGGGTATTGCTTTGGAGAGGGGTAAGGGTAGCATTAGGTGCACCCGATCTCTATGGTACCTTTATTGCAATAGGTATTATCTCTATGGTAGCTATTCAAGTAATGATCAATGTAGGTGTTGTGACAGGGATGATGCCAGTTACAGGTATCACTCTACCATTCTTGAGTTACGGTGGTTCTTCTTTGACATTAATGCTAATGGCTGTAGGTGTTCTACTGAATGTTAGTCGATATGCTAAATTGTAAATCACGTACATCTTTAAAACTGTAGTACGAAAGAGGTTGGGACAATACTAAAAAAGGTACATTCGGAAAAAACGAATGTACCTTTTTTGCGCTGCATTTGAATTAATAATATTGCAGAATTAGTGCTTTTATTGAATATTTTTTGGGATTGGAGCGGAAGGGGGCGACTCCTACGGGAAAGGTGGGTTACTGAGACCCCACAGGAGCGTACGCAAAGTGATGCCGTGTCCAGCTGAAGCGGAAATCCCGGTGCAGTAACTTTTTGGTTTAATTTAGCAATAAAAAATTACGTAAGAACACAGACAATCTAAAAAAGAATATACTAAACACATGAAAAATGTTCCTATTTGTCCATCGAAGTAGCTATTTTTTCTATTCTTATAGGATCTAAAGTGTGTTTCGTGCATTTTTTTAGTATAATGACCTGTATACATTGAATGTCTAAGAAAAGGAATGTCTGAATTAGGAGTTGTTATTGTGAAAGAATGGATGAAAGAAATTCAAAATGCTAACGTAGGTATTGTAAAAATAAATGAAGAATTAGCAAGTCACACTACTATGAAGGTTGGAGGACCAGCAGATATTCTAGTTGAGCCTGATTCATTGCAGTCTTTAAAAAAAGTAATGGAGATTGTAAGAAAACACAACACACCATGGACAGCTATTGGAAGAGGTTCTAATCTTCTAGTTCACGATGGTGGAATTGAAGGAGTAGTGATTAAGTTAGGAAAAGGAATTGATCACCTGGAGGAAAATGGGGATAAAATGGTGGTTGGCGCAGGATATTCCCTTATTGTCTTAGCTACTCAATTAAGTAGGAAAGGCTTAAAAGGTCTTGAGTTTGCAGCAGGGATTCCAGGATCTCTTGGTGGAGCGGTCTACATGAATGCAGGCGCTCATGGTTCTGATATGTCTCAGATTGTTACGAAAGTACACATTCTTTTTGAAGACGGAACAATGGAATGGCTAACAAACGACGAAATGAAGTTTGCTTATAGAACATCTGTTTTACAACAAGAAAGACCTGGAATTGTACTAGAGGCTGAATTACTTTTAGAGCCAGGAGATAAAACAGAGATTACAGACCAACTGAAAAAGAATAAAGATTATCGTAGAGATACACAACCTTGGAATCATCCTTGTGCTGGAAGTATTTTCCGTAATCCACTTCCAAAATACGCAGGTCAACTTGTTGAATCTAGTGGGTTAAAGGGTCATCAAGTTGGTGGGGCAAGAATATCTGATATGCATGGGAATTTTATTGTGAATGCAGGCGGTGCTAAAGCTCAAGATGTGTTAAACTTAATTCAACATATAAAAGGAAAAATTAAGGAAGAACATGATGTGGAGATGCATACAGAAGTAGAGATTATTGGTAGAGAATCAAAAGAATAATCACCATATTAATTTAACGGGTAGAGGGAGTGTAATCGCGGGATGTCAGAGAAAAAAATAGTGCAATTAGAAGACCGCGTACCCAAATTAAAAGTTCAACGTAGAAGAAGGGCTAACCGACGATTTTATGTTTTGGTATTGATTCTTTCCATACTAATTGTTGGGGTTGCGTATTTGCAATCCCCTTTTAGTCGTGTTCAAGCAATTAACATAAATGGGAATGTTTTTTTAACAGATGAGGAAATTTTGGGTGCTATCGCTATTTCACCTGGAGACAGTATTTGGAGTATGAAAAAAGAAGCTGTCATTACACAACTGAAAGAACAACCAGAAATAAAAGATGCGATAATTGAGCGTAAATTACCTTCTACACTAACTATTACAGTAACGGAATATCGACCTGTAGCATTTGTTATGGAAGAATCAGAATTTGTCCCCATCCTAGAAACTGGACAACCTTTAACAAAAGGTAGTGACGCAATTCAAGCGATTGACGCCCCATTATTATCAAACTTTAAGGATAAAGCTGTTAGAGAGAAATTAGTAGAAGAATTAAGTAAATTAGACTCATCCGTGCGATCGTCTATTTCAGAAATAACGTCTACGCCACGTGAAACAGATCCATATAATATTACTATGTTTATGAACGATGGTTTTGAAGTTAGAGCATCGATTTTAACATTTCGTGAAAAGTTAAATTATTATCCAACGATTGTTAATCAGTTAAATCCTGATATTAGAGGGTATATAGACCTTGAAGTTGGGACGTTCTTTAAATCGTATGAAACACCTCAAGTAGAAGGGGAGGGGACTAATGAAGAAGAGAGTAGCGAGTAAACAAGTAATATTTGCTATTATCTCTCTTGTATTAGGTTTTATATTAGCCTTTTCTTACAGTGCGGCAAGGGAAAAACTAAGTGGTGCACCACCTGTTTCGAACAGACAATACCTAGAAGAAGAACAGTTAAGAGCAGATTTAATCGGGATACAAGAGAAGAATAGACAATTACAACAAGAATTATTTCTACAACAAGATTCTTTACGAGAGATGGAACAAGAGTTTTCCAAGGATACACAAGTATACAGAAATATGGTGGAAGATGCAGAGAAACTAAGGATGTATCTTGGGAAAGTGAAGATTAGTGGTGCAGGTGTAAATGTTACTTTAGAAGATGCGGAATATGATCCGAGTGATCCTAATGTTAATAATTATATTGTACATGAAAGGCATGTATTTAAAGTAATTAATGAATTATACATAGCTGGTGCTTCGGCAGTTGCAATAAATGGACAAAGAATTTCACATCAATCCTACATCGTTTGCACTGGACCGGTCATTACAGTAGATGGTGTACAACATCCGGCTCCTTTTGTCATTTCGGCAATTGGGGATGCAGATGTCTTACTTTCTGCCTTAAACTTAGTAGGCGGAGTGAAAGATCAATTAGTAAATGATCAGATTGTGGTGAAATTAGAACAAAATCAAAATTTGACTTTTGATGCAGTTTTTCGTGAGTCCTAAAATAATCATGTGATGAAAGGGAAGTTAGAATGAAACGAAAAATTAGCACACGCTTCACTCTTATAACTTTACTAATAGGCTTTATGGTTGCTATCCAATTTCGTTCCGTTCAAAGTCCAGAAATCCGTGATACAAGAGATATATGGGAACTCAGACAAGCTATTTCGGAACAGCGAGCAATTCAATCACAACTTCTTGCAGAAGTTAGCTCAGTAGAGTCAAATATTAAAACATTTGAAAATGAAAGAGTAGATAGCAAAGAAGAAGCATTACGTAAAACGTTAGACAGTTTAGAGAAAGAAGCAGGACTTACTGAGGTAACTGGACCAGGTATAATGTTGACATTTGAACCTTTGAAAGAAGAGCTTCTATTTGGTCAAACTACACCTTCTATTACTCCTGAATTACTAGATCGACTGGTGAATGAGTTGAATTTATATCAAGCGAAAGAAATTTCTATTGATGGACAAAGAGTCATCAACACTACTGTGATAAGAGACATAAATGGAGAGACAAAAGTGGATAACCATTCATTACGATCTTTTCCTTTTACTATTATAGTACTTACACGTGATATGAAGTCAGCAAACGAACTTTATAATCGAATTAGTGTTGCAAATGTCATTGATGATTTTTTTATTGATAATTTAACGGTTAGAATTGATGAACCAAAACGCGGTTTAACAGTTCCAGCTTACAATCAACCATTAAGAATTCGCCATATGGAAATAGTAGAAGAAAAAGGAGAATAAAGTATGTGGCTGCCGATTTTAGGTTTAATAATAGGAATTGTACTAGGCCTTTCCGCAGATATTAGTGTTCCTGACCAATATTCTAATTATTTATCTATTGCTGTACTTGCAGCTTTAGATACACTTTTTGGAGGTATAAGGGCCCATCTACAAGGAGTATATGATGATAAAGTCTTTGTTTCGGGTTTCTTTTTTAACATTATCTTAGCAGCAAGTTTAGCTTTTCTAGGAGTACATCTTGGTGTAGACTTATATTTAGCGGCTGTATTTGCTTTTGGAGTTCGACTATTTCAAAATATAGCAGTAATTAGAAGGCTAGCAATTACAAAATGGTCCTCAAAAGTTGAAAAATGATGTTAAAATAGCAGGATAATTTCTATAAACGTCGAATTAATTAGAAAAGTCATAGTTATAACAATTTTTCTTTAATCAGTTAAACTTCTTTTACTAGTAACTGGTTAAATATGTTATACTACTATCTGACAAATAGTAAATTTAGATAGTAAATGTTAATGTAAAGATATTAAAAGGAATAATGATCTTTTGATCATGGTCATGCGCGTGAAGGAGGTGCCGCAGAATGAACAACCAAGAATATTATATTTCGTTAGACATCGGTACATCCAGCGTAAAAGTGATACTCTGTGAGATGGTACAAGATTCATTGACCATTATCGGTGTTGGAAATGTTCGTTCTCAAGGAATTAAAAAGGGATTAATAGTAGATATGGAAGCTACTGTTCAATCTATTCGAAAAGCTGTAGAAAAAGCGGAAAGAGTAGTTGGAGCAACTATTCGTGATGTTATTGTCACCATACCTGCTACACAAGCAACTATACAACCTTCTGATAGTTTACTTTTATTACCAGAACAAAATCACGAGATTACTAGTGAAGATATTGGTAAGGTTATAGAAGGTGCACAAATTATTTCTATTCCACCGGAAAAAGAGATTATTAACTTTGTACCGGAACAATTTCTAGTAGATGA is a genomic window containing:
- a CDS encoding stage V sporulation protein D, with protein sequence MAKRVSNVTVRKRLAFVLLAGLLIFSIIDIRLGFVQLVKGDWLMDGARDLWGRNIKFEPERGKIVDRNGVELATNQSSPTVYVVPRQVKDPASTADALATILGASKEEIYKEITKKESNIRLKSGRKISYELATKIKNLDIEGVYVAEDSTRYYPNGSYLSHVLGFAGIDNQGLMGLELEYDKELSGEVGSVQIYSTAKGEKMPGMTDDYEEPKDGLNLGLTIDTNVQTIIERELDLATAKYNPDGAVAIAMDPNTGEILGMSSRPTFNPSNFRDVSPDIYNRNLPIWSTYEPGSTFKIITLAAALEEGKVDLEKEKFHDPGYVEVAGATLHCWKRGGHGTQTFLEVVQNSCNPGFVELGQRLGKEKLFDYIHDFGFGEKTGIDLQGEGSGILFKLDRVGPVELATTAFGQGVAVTPIQQVAAVAAAVNGGTLYQPFVAKELTDPRTGETVMQKSPVAKRKVISEETSKEIRYALESVVAQGTGKGAFVEGYRVGGKTGTAQKAVNGRYLENNHIVSFIGFAPADDPQIVVYVAVDNPKGTVQFGGVVAAPIVGNIIEDSMMALNVKPRKDQIEKVPSPIDPPTIEVPDLTGMTKKEIIQQFWDLKLDASGVGEKVISQSPSAGTKVAAGSTVRVFLGEN
- a CDS encoding UDP-N-acetylmuramoyl-L-alanyl-D-glutamate--2,6-diaminopimelate ligase, producing MNIHELVQSLPGVRFEGDNINITSIEHDSRKVQSGSLFVCVNGLTVDGHNFVGKAIENGAVAIVAEREVDATVPVIMVNDSSRSLSILADTFYNSPTSSFSLVGVTGTNGKTTVTHLIEKIAKDRGEKTGLLGTMYRKIGEKVLPSTHTTPDVVTLQKTFLEMKEEHVTVAAMEVSSHALVQGRVHGCDFDVAVFTNLTQDHLDYHGTMEEYAHAKSLLFSQLGNAYKKPLKYAVINLDDDYAEIMLQATAVPVFTYSLEDKRAHFSVTNIQTSNTGTKFTLHSPEGTKRVTIQMVGLFSIYNVLAALATGYALGYDLDEMIVSLGEVKGVPGRFELVNAGQDFTIIVDYAHTPDSLENVLSTINSFAKQQIITVVGCGGDRDRTKRPKMAKVASDLSSKVILTSDNPRTEDPEVILEEMLPGVTKDNASVIVDRKEAIEKAISLANPGDIILIAGKGHETYQEINGVRTNFDDREVSKEAVVFTQKNK
- the murD gene encoding UDP-N-acetylmuramoyl-L-alanine--D-glutamate ligase, with protein sequence MKMISEYTHKKVLVVGLAKSGVSASTLLHSLGAFVTVNDFKPFSENHDAQSLLEKGITVICGHHPVELLEEGFELVVKNPGIPYNNPMIQKAVEKGIPVITEVELAYQVSEAPIIGITGTNGKTTTTTLLFEMLVESNKRPLIAGNIGTVASEVAKDATSEDTMVVELSSFQLMGIQTFRPRIAIITNIYEAHLDYHASLEEYEQAKIALLSNQVEEDWVVYNADQEHVDRYVQSAGAQKVPFSRKKKVDGAYVDRGFVYFKNEEVIAIDEIALAGTHNLENVLAATAAALTWGSSLEAVRTVLRRFNGVKHRTQFVADIQGRKFYNDSKATNILATKSALEGFTTPVVLLAGGLDRGNEFDELIPYFKNVKGLITFGETAEKLERVGKEAGIKHIQRVDNVAKAVPVAYEISEENDTILLSPACASWDQYKTFEIRGDIFIDAVHKLK
- the spoVE gene encoding stage V sporulation protein E — translated: MPFKKSNPDFILLLVTFTLLAIGLIMVYSASAVWADYKFNDSFYFAKRQMLFAGVGIVAMFFIMNVEYWVWRKWSKVLVIICFILLVAVLIPGVGMTRNGSTSWIGVGAFSIQPSEFMKLAMIAFLAKFLSENQKHIITVKKGLFPSLGLVFLAFGMIMLQPDLGTGTVMVGTCVVMIFVAGARIAHFAFLGLLGVAGFVGLVLSAPYRMKRITSFLDPWSDPLGSGFQIIQSLYAIGPGGLFGLGLGESRQKFFYLPEPQTDFIFAILAEELGFIGGTLILLLFGVLLWRGVRVALGAPDLYGTFIAIGIISMVAIQVMINVGVVTGMMPVTGITLPFLSYGGSSLTLMLMAVGVLLNVSRYAKL
- the murB gene encoding UDP-N-acetylmuramate dehydrogenase, with protein sequence MKEIQNANVGIVKINEELASHTTMKVGGPADILVEPDSLQSLKKVMEIVRKHNTPWTAIGRGSNLLVHDGGIEGVVIKLGKGIDHLEENGDKMVVGAGYSLIVLATQLSRKGLKGLEFAAGIPGSLGGAVYMNAGAHGSDMSQIVTKVHILFEDGTMEWLTNDEMKFAYRTSVLQQERPGIVLEAELLLEPGDKTEITDQLKKNKDYRRDTQPWNHPCAGSIFRNPLPKYAGQLVESSGLKGHQVGGARISDMHGNFIVNAGGAKAQDVLNLIQHIKGKIKEEHDVEMHTEVEIIGRESKE
- a CDS encoding cell division protein FtsQ/DivIB; translated protein: MSEKKIVQLEDRVPKLKVQRRRRANRRFYVLVLILSILIVGVAYLQSPFSRVQAININGNVFLTDEEILGAIAISPGDSIWSMKKEAVITQLKEQPEIKDAIIERKLPSTLTITVTEYRPVAFVMEESEFVPILETGQPLTKGSDAIQAIDAPLLSNFKDKAVREKLVEELSKLDSSVRSSISEITSTPRETDPYNITMFMNDGFEVRASILTFREKLNYYPTIVNQLNPDIRGYIDLEVGTFFKSYETPQVEGEGTNEEESSE
- a CDS encoding DUF881 domain-containing protein, producing MKKRVASKQVIFAIISLVLGFILAFSYSAAREKLSGAPPVSNRQYLEEEQLRADLIGIQEKNRQLQQELFLQQDSLREMEQEFSKDTQVYRNMVEDAEKLRMYLGKVKISGAGVNVTLEDAEYDPSDPNVNNYIVHERHVFKVINELYIAGASAVAINGQRISHQSYIVCTGPVITVDGVQHPAPFVISAIGDADVLLSALNLVGGVKDQLVNDQIVVKLEQNQNLTFDAVFRES
- a CDS encoding DUF881 domain-containing protein, whose amino-acid sequence is MKRKISTRFTLITLLIGFMVAIQFRSVQSPEIRDTRDIWELRQAISEQRAIQSQLLAEVSSVESNIKTFENERVDSKEEALRKTLDSLEKEAGLTEVTGPGIMLTFEPLKEELLFGQTTPSITPELLDRLVNELNLYQAKEISIDGQRVINTTVIRDINGETKVDNHSLRSFPFTIIVLTRDMKSANELYNRISVANVIDDFFIDNLTVRIDEPKRGLTVPAYNQPLRIRHMEIVEEKGE
- a CDS encoding small basic family protein, giving the protein MWLPILGLIIGIVLGLSADISVPDQYSNYLSIAVLAALDTLFGGIRAHLQGVYDDKVFVSGFFFNIILAASLAFLGVHLGVDLYLAAVFAFGVRLFQNIAVIRRLAITKWSSKVEK